A part of Sulfurifustis variabilis genomic DNA contains:
- a CDS encoding cell division protein ZipA C-terminal FtsZ-binding domain-containing protein produces the protein MDLQLALLLIGSIIVAIVAITAVDRGRIARSLRGGISFRSRPAAVISPARREPVVRPDPAVPAPPVDAERRFLKTEPSLPLEIAPELEPEQDPLFEELESIERIANRPLNLNPGFDPPGTGPEAAVPGRQTVPDESVDFVLHLPGPGPVSRRTALGIYKQNEYKLEYPREIFGQRYQTSFWSTLSHDSDATNYSDLKLSIQLVDNVHGPIGESELNTFVQVGLKLADALHRPAKFSLPFEQALERAKALAKFCDEYDVIAGVNVASDPDSPFKGHAVVAAMQRAGLELGAMNIYHKRADGRLLYSLSNLYKPGNFNPAEWETFRTSGLALFMSVPCVEDPAVVFAKMVESAAAIAGFLGGRLLDQDNRALTEKGIAAIRAQIQGIEGRMRAFGVPPGGESALRLFGAGLN, from the coding sequence CCCGGTCGCTGCGCGGGGGGATTTCCTTCAGGAGCCGGCCGGCCGCGGTGATCAGCCCGGCCAGGCGCGAGCCGGTCGTGCGGCCCGATCCCGCCGTCCCGGCGCCGCCCGTGGATGCCGAGCGGCGGTTTCTGAAAACCGAGCCGTCGCTGCCGCTCGAGATCGCCCCCGAGCTCGAGCCCGAGCAGGACCCGCTGTTCGAGGAGCTGGAGAGCATCGAGCGGATTGCCAACCGGCCTTTGAACCTCAATCCCGGGTTCGATCCCCCGGGAACCGGTCCCGAGGCGGCCGTGCCCGGCCGGCAGACGGTTCCGGACGAGAGCGTGGATTTCGTGCTGCACCTCCCCGGGCCCGGCCCCGTCTCGCGCCGCACTGCGCTCGGCATCTACAAACAGAACGAGTACAAGCTCGAGTACCCGCGGGAGATTTTCGGGCAGCGCTACCAGACGAGCTTCTGGTCGACGCTCTCGCACGATTCGGACGCCACCAACTACAGCGATCTCAAGCTCTCCATCCAGCTCGTCGACAACGTGCACGGACCGATCGGCGAGAGCGAGCTCAACACCTTCGTGCAGGTCGGCCTCAAGCTCGCCGACGCCCTGCACCGTCCCGCGAAGTTCTCGCTTCCGTTCGAGCAGGCGCTCGAGCGGGCCAAGGCGCTCGCGAAGTTCTGCGACGAGTACGACGTGATCGCGGGAGTGAACGTCGCGTCCGACCCGGACAGCCCGTTCAAGGGCCACGCGGTCGTCGCCGCCATGCAGCGCGCGGGGCTGGAGCTCGGCGCCATGAACATCTACCACAAGCGTGCGGACGGTCGGCTCCTCTACAGCCTCTCGAACCTCTACAAACCCGGCAACTTCAACCCGGCCGAATGGGAGACGTTCCGGACCTCCGGGCTCGCGCTCTTCATGAGCGTGCCGTGCGTGGAGGACCCCGCCGTGGTGTTCGCGAAGATGGTGGAATCCGCCGCCGCGATCGCCGGCTTTCTCGGCGGCCGCCTGCTGGACCAGGACAACCGTGCGTTGACCGAAAAAGGCATCGCCGCCATTCGCGCGCAGATCCAGGGCATCGAGGGTCGGATGCGCGCCTTCGGGGTGCCTCCGGGCGGCGAGTCCGCGCTCCGTCTCTTCGGCGCGGGACTGAACTGA